In one Haloplanus salinus genomic region, the following are encoded:
- the mvaD gene encoding phosphomevalonate decarboxylase MvaD, with protein sequence MKATATAHPIQGLVKYHGMRDPELRLPYHDSISVCTAPSRTITTVEFGAADEDVYVIDGERAAGRGAERIDAVVDHVRALADLDAPVRLESENSFQSNVGFGSSSSGFAAAAMALTEAAGLDLTRPEISTVARRGSSSAARAVTGAFSHLYAGLNDHDCRSERIETSLEEDLRIVAALVPSYKETEQAHEEAADSHMFQARMAHVHGQIAEMRDALRSAAFDRVFELAEHDSLSLAATTMTGPAGWVYWQPRTIAVFNAVRALRKEGVPVYFSTDTGASVYVNTTAEYVDRVESAVADCGLETDVWEVGGPAEIRPESDALF encoded by the coding sequence ATGAAAGCGACCGCGACGGCCCATCCCATCCAGGGGTTGGTGAAGTATCACGGCATGCGCGACCCGGAGCTTCGCCTCCCGTATCACGACAGCATCAGCGTCTGTACCGCGCCGAGCCGAACGATCACGACCGTCGAGTTCGGCGCAGCCGACGAGGACGTGTACGTGATCGACGGTGAGCGCGCCGCGGGGCGCGGCGCCGAGCGCATCGACGCCGTCGTCGACCACGTCCGTGCCCTCGCGGACCTCGACGCCCCCGTCCGGCTGGAGAGCGAGAACTCCTTCCAGTCCAACGTCGGCTTCGGCTCCTCCTCGTCGGGCTTTGCCGCCGCCGCGATGGCGCTCACCGAGGCGGCGGGGCTCGATCTTACGCGCCCCGAAATCTCCACCGTTGCCCGCCGCGGCTCCTCCTCCGCGGCCCGTGCCGTCACCGGCGCGTTCTCCCACCTCTACGCCGGCCTCAACGACCACGACTGCCGGTCCGAGCGCATCGAGACGTCGCTTGAGGAGGATCTACGGATCGTCGCCGCTCTCGTCCCCTCCTACAAGGAGACCGAACAGGCCCACGAGGAGGCCGCGGACAGCCACATGTTCCAGGCGCGGATGGCCCACGTCCACGGACAGATCGCGGAGATGCGCGACGCGCTCCGGTCGGCGGCGTTCGACCGCGTCTTCGAACTCGCCGAACACGACTCGCTCTCGCTCGCCGCGACGACCATGACCGGTCCCGCGGGCTGGGTGTACTGGCAACCCCGGACCATCGCCGTCTTCAACGCGGTCCGTGCGCTCCGGAAGGAGGGCGTCCCGGTCTACTTCTCGACCGACACCGGCGCGAGCGTCTACGTCAACACGACCGCCGAGTACGTCGACCGCGTGGAGTCGGCCGTCGCCGACTGCGGCCTCGAGACCGACGTCTGGGAGGTCGGCGGCCCGGCCGAGATCCGCCCCGAATCGGACGCCCTCTTTTAG
- a CDS encoding DUF655 domain-containing protein — protein sequence MTTSESEEAGDDGSVDAAEGVERSYAVVLDSLPHGRPGDDRPQYKKSPLAYALGESDFQLLELTLAEDADVSIGDRIVLAPDDEREAVGRIREVAYDDLSNAAHSELEYVVEEVVDRNERRFVDFYNEAQPITLRLHQLNLLPGIGKKLRNDVLDERKRAPFESFAELEERISGLHDPKGVLVDRILEELRDEDLKYRTFVE from the coding sequence ATGACGACCTCCGAGAGCGAAGAGGCTGGCGACGACGGGAGCGTCGACGCCGCGGAGGGAGTGGAGCGATCCTACGCGGTGGTTCTCGACTCCCTCCCTCACGGACGGCCGGGTGACGACCGCCCGCAGTACAAGAAGTCGCCGCTGGCGTACGCGCTCGGGGAATCGGACTTCCAGTTGCTCGAGCTCACACTCGCCGAGGACGCCGACGTGAGCATCGGCGACCGTATCGTCCTCGCGCCGGACGACGAGCGGGAGGCAGTGGGCCGTATCCGCGAGGTGGCGTACGACGACCTCTCGAACGCCGCCCACTCGGAACTGGAGTACGTGGTCGAGGAGGTGGTCGACCGCAACGAGCGGCGGTTCGTCGACTTCTACAACGAGGCACAGCCGATCACGCTCCGGCTCCACCAACTCAACCTCCTGCCGGGAATCGGGAAGAAACTCCGGAACGACGTGCTCGACGAGCGCAAGCGTGCGCCCTTCGAGAGCTTCGCGGAACTGGAGGAGCGGATCTCCGGGCTTCACGATCCGAAGGGCGTCCTCGTCGACCGGATTCTGGAGGAACTCCGGGACGAGGACCTCAAATACCGGACGTTCGTGGAGTAG
- a CDS encoding 16S ribosomal RNA methyltransferase A, with translation MTASRNPDRLLQRAGVSGNPDRDQHFLVDERVLDRLPTYLPDDADRSHVLEIGGGTGALTDRLLATSDRVTVIERDPDLAAFLRREFADERTAGRLTVIEGDALERDLPTDVTASVSNLPYGVSSEITFRLLPLGVPTVLMFQREFAERMAADSGTGEYGRLSVSAGHYADVAVVEPVPPTAFSPPPAVESAVVRTTPRDPDYEVADEDFFLRFVKAVFTQRRKTVRNAIRNTAHISGLADPDAVVDAAAEATMSKRAGDLTPDDFAVLAGLALEHGVGADG, from the coding sequence ATGACAGCGTCGCGCAACCCGGATCGACTGCTCCAGCGGGCGGGCGTGAGCGGGAACCCCGACCGCGATCAGCATTTCCTCGTCGACGAGCGTGTCCTCGACCGGTTGCCGACGTACCTCCCCGACGACGCCGACCGGAGTCACGTACTCGAAATCGGCGGCGGGACCGGCGCGCTCACCGACCGGCTACTGGCGACGAGCGATCGGGTGACCGTGATCGAACGCGACCCCGACCTCGCCGCCTTCCTCCGGCGGGAGTTCGCCGACGAACGGACGGCGGGGCGGCTGACCGTGATCGAGGGCGACGCGCTGGAGCGCGACCTGCCGACGGACGTGACCGCGAGCGTCTCGAACCTGCCGTACGGCGTCTCCAGCGAGATCACGTTCCGACTCCTGCCCCTCGGAGTGCCGACCGTCCTGATGTTCCAGCGGGAGTTCGCGGAGCGCATGGCCGCCGACTCGGGAACGGGCGAGTACGGTCGCCTGTCGGTGAGCGCGGGCCACTACGCCGACGTGGCGGTCGTGGAGCCAGTGCCGCCGACGGCGTTCTCGCCGCCGCCGGCGGTCGAGAGCGCCGTCGTGCGGACGACGCCCCGCGATCCCGACTACGAGGTGGCGGACGAGGACTTCTTCCTGCGGTTCGTGAAGGCGGTGTTCACCCAGCGCCGCAAGACGGTGCGAAACGCGATCCGCAACACCGCCCACATCTCCGGACTCGCCGACCCGGACGCCGTCGTCGACGCGGCGGCGGAGGCGACCATGTCGAAGCGAGCAGGCGACCTGACGCCGGACGACTTCGCCGTGCTCGCCGGCCTCGCCCTCGAACACGGGGTGGGGGCGGATGGTTGA
- a CDS encoding mechanosensitive ion channel family protein → MVEPLATVEATLAGRGIATLLIVALVLGVRYAVRRLRRRWGSTAERSRTTLTVSAVVTLVTAGGIVAIVLLWDLIGPLERSYRSLGLEDLAGRLLLSVVVLSATYALTGFVGRVIGEFTGKRSTISEHQREIVYRLTQVTLYTLALLVVVGLFTRNLGSLLVGAGFLGIVVGMAARQTLGAVLAGFVLMFSRPFEIGDWVEIGEREGIVTDITIVTTRIQTFDGEYVMLPNDEVSGQPITNRTRKGRLRIEVEVGVDYDHDPGNAAKIAREAVRGLDEILQVPTPQVVGKRFGDSAIVLGVRVWIDNPSARRLWRARTAVIGAVTDAFDREGIKIPFPQRELMGRTEEGGFAIAGGERPAPAPTPDGGGGGGGGGGGGGDADD, encoded by the coding sequence ATGGTTGAGCCGCTAGCGACGGTGGAGGCGACGCTGGCGGGCCGGGGGATCGCAACGCTTCTGATCGTCGCCCTCGTCCTGGGCGTTCGCTACGCCGTGCGGCGACTTCGGCGGCGGTGGGGGTCGACGGCCGAGCGGTCGCGGACGACGCTTACGGTGTCGGCCGTGGTCACGCTGGTGACTGCCGGCGGTATCGTCGCCATCGTCCTCCTGTGGGACCTGATCGGGCCGCTGGAGCGATCGTATCGGAGCCTCGGACTGGAGGACCTAGCGGGGCGGCTGCTGCTCTCGGTCGTCGTTCTCTCCGCGACGTACGCCCTGACCGGCTTCGTCGGCCGGGTGATCGGCGAGTTCACGGGCAAGCGATCGACCATCAGCGAGCACCAGCGTGAGATCGTCTACCGACTCACGCAGGTGACGCTCTACACGCTGGCGTTACTGGTGGTCGTGGGCCTGTTCACGCGGAACCTCGGCAGCCTCCTCGTCGGGGCCGGCTTCCTCGGCATCGTGGTCGGGATGGCGGCCCGGCAGACCCTCGGGGCCGTCCTCGCGGGCTTCGTCCTCATGTTCTCGCGGCCGTTCGAAATCGGCGATTGGGTCGAGATCGGCGAGCGCGAGGGCATCGTCACCGACATCACCATCGTCACCACGCGCATCCAGACCTTCGACGGGGAGTACGTGATGCTCCCGAACGACGAGGTGAGCGGCCAGCCGATCACCAATCGAACGCGCAAGGGACGGCTCCGCATCGAAGTGGAGGTCGGCGTCGACTACGACCACGACCCCGGTAACGCGGCCAAAATCGCTCGCGAGGCGGTTCGAGGACTGGACGAGATTCTGCAGGTGCCGACGCCACAGGTGGTGGGCAAACGCTTCGGCGACTCCGCCATCGTCCTCGGGGTGCGGGTGTGGATCGACAACCCGAGCGCCCGCCGACTGTGGCGGGCGCGAACGGCGGTCATCGGGGCCGTCACCGACGCCTTCGACCGGGAGGGGATCAAGATCCCCTTCCCGCAGCGCGAACTCATGGGCCGAACCGAGGAAGGTGGCTTCGCCATCGCGGGGGGCGAGCGGCCGGCGCCGGCGCCGACGCCCGACGGGGGCGGGGGTGGGGGTGGGGGTGGGGGTGGGGGTGGGGACGCCGATGACTGA
- a CDS encoding HemK2/MTQ2 family protein methyltransferase, whose translation MTDGADTRADLADRRGLERDVYQPAEDSRLLAEAAVEHARGRTLEVGTGSGWVAERVATETDAEVVASDYVPDACRQARGRGLQVVRADLVAPFRDGSFDTVAFNPPYLPTDPDNEWGDSMERALSGGESGRAVIDPFLDTVGRVLRPGGVVLLLVSSLTGFDAVVDRAERRGFAVSTVRQESYPFEVLSILRLDT comes from the coding sequence ATGACTGACGGCGCCGACACCCGGGCGGACCTCGCCGACCGCCGGGGGCTGGAGCGGGACGTCTACCAACCGGCCGAGGACTCCCGCCTCCTCGCCGAGGCGGCGGTCGAACACGCCCGGGGACGGACGTTGGAAGTAGGGACGGGGTCGGGCTGGGTCGCCGAGCGCGTCGCGACCGAGACGGACGCCGAGGTGGTGGCCAGCGACTACGTCCCCGACGCCTGCCGGCAAGCCCGCGGGCGCGGGTTGCAGGTCGTCCGTGCGGACCTCGTCGCCCCGTTCCGCGACGGAAGCTTCGACACCGTGGCGTTCAACCCGCCTTACCTTCCGACCGACCCCGACAACGAGTGGGGCGACTCGATGGAGCGAGCGCTCTCGGGCGGCGAGTCGGGACGGGCGGTCATCGACCCGTTTCTCGATACGGTCGGGCGGGTCCTCCGACCCGGCGGGGTCGTCCTCCTGCTCGTGAGCAGCCTCACCGGCTTCGACGCCGTGGTCGACCGTGCGGAGCGCCGGGGGTTCGCCGTCTCGACGGTCCGGCAGGAGTCGTACCCGTTCGAGGTGCTGTCGATCCTCCGACTCGACACATAA
- a CDS encoding 5-methyltetrahydropteroyltriglutamate--homocysteine methyltransferase → MTELVATTPGLYPLPDWAKGELSDLKGHQKGDLITGDEGPEVVDVYDRARAEVVDAQVDAGLDRVVEGQPRWDDVLAHPLTVHENVETGGIVRYYDNNNFYRDPQVQGELTPSGDVAAELAAVDVDADALQAVLPGPYSLADLATDDHYGDEADFLDAVADFLAGEVEAFPGHETLFLLEPSLVESPPGDDANERASDAIDRVAAATDADVVVHTYWGAVPEKTYAYLMDADVEAIGFDFVTETEDALYNINEYGTKDQVALGLVDGQNTLVESPETIRDRVEWVDERTHTDFERAYVTSNTELYYLPVNKFEEKLQALGDAAALAEVDA, encoded by the coding sequence ATGACCGAACTGGTCGCCACGACACCGGGACTGTATCCACTTCCCGACTGGGCGAAAGGCGAGCTGTCGGACCTGAAGGGACATCAGAAGGGCGATCTGATCACCGGCGACGAAGGGCCGGAGGTCGTCGATGTCTACGACCGCGCGCGGGCCGAAGTCGTCGACGCGCAGGTCGACGCCGGACTCGACCGCGTCGTCGAGGGACAGCCTCGGTGGGACGACGTACTCGCCCACCCGCTGACGGTCCACGAAAACGTCGAGACGGGCGGCATCGTCCGCTACTACGACAACAACAACTTCTACCGTGACCCGCAGGTGCAGGGTGAACTCACGCCGTCGGGTGACGTGGCCGCCGAACTCGCGGCGGTCGACGTGGACGCCGACGCCCTGCAAGCCGTCCTTCCCGGTCCGTACTCGCTGGCCGACCTCGCCACCGACGACCATTACGGCGACGAGGCGGACTTCCTCGACGCCGTCGCGGACTTCCTCGCCGGCGAAGTCGAGGCGTTCCCGGGTCACGAGACGCTGTTCCTGCTCGAACCCTCGCTGGTCGAGAGCCCGCCGGGCGACGACGCGAACGAACGCGCGAGCGACGCCATCGACCGCGTGGCCGCCGCCACCGACGCCGACGTGGTCGTTCACACTTACTGGGGGGCCGTGCCCGAGAAGACGTACGCCTACTTGATGGACGCGGACGTCGAGGCCATCGGCTTCGACTTCGTGACCGAAACCGAGGACGCCCTCTACAACATCAACGAGTACGGCACCAAGGATCAGGTGGCACTGGGACTGGTCGACGGGCAGAACACGCTCGTCGAGTCGCCGGAGACGATCCGGGACCGCGTCGAGTGGGTCGACGAGCGCACCCACACCGACTTCGAGCGGGCGTACGTCACGTCCAACACCGAACTGTACTATCTGCCCGTGAACAAGTTCGAGGAGAAGCTGCAGGCGCTCGGTGACGCCGCCGCGCTCGCGGAGGTGGACGCATGA
- a CDS encoding methionine synthase — protein sequence MSEHNREQFRPDDHPNDHFLLTSIVGSYPKPKWVNRVSDLADDPDSKFTEEHLHEAHDDACRVIVDEHERTGLDTVSDGEMRRNEMVEFFADRIDGYEFNGPVKVWGHNYFDKPSVVNDVAYGESWLVDEFEFTNAAASKPVKVPITGPYTLASWSFNEAYDDDADLSYALADLVNEEVEALVEAGARYIQIDEPALATTPDDHAIVGECLDRIVAGIPDEVRIGLHVCYGDYSRIYPELLEYPIDEFDVELCNGDYEQIDVFTDPEFTTDLALGVVDVHTTDVESVEEIKANIREGFKIVPPERLTVSPDCGVKLLPREVARQKIENMVTATREIEAELDAGEIDLGPEVSAD from the coding sequence ATGAGCGAGCACAACCGCGAGCAGTTCCGCCCCGACGACCACCCGAACGATCACTTCCTGCTCACCTCCATCGTCGGCAGCTATCCCAAGCCGAAGTGGGTCAACCGGGTGTCCGACCTGGCCGACGACCCCGATTCGAAGTTCACCGAGGAACACCTCCACGAGGCCCACGACGACGCCTGTCGCGTCATCGTCGACGAACACGAGCGGACGGGCCTCGACACCGTCTCCGACGGCGAGATGCGCCGCAACGAGATGGTGGAGTTCTTCGCCGACCGCATCGACGGCTACGAGTTCAACGGGCCGGTGAAGGTCTGGGGTCACAACTACTTCGACAAGCCCTCGGTCGTCAACGACGTGGCGTACGGCGAGTCGTGGCTAGTCGACGAGTTCGAGTTCACGAACGCCGCCGCGAGCAAGCCGGTGAAGGTGCCCATCACCGGCCCCTACACCCTCGCCTCGTGGTCGTTCAACGAGGCCTACGACGACGACGCCGACCTCTCCTACGCCCTCGCGGACCTGGTAAACGAGGAGGTCGAGGCGCTGGTCGAGGCGGGCGCCCGGTATATCCAGATCGACGAGCCGGCGCTGGCGACGACGCCCGACGACCACGCCATCGTCGGCGAGTGTCTCGACCGCATCGTCGCGGGGATTCCCGACGAGGTGCGGATCGGCCTGCACGTCTGTTACGGCGACTACTCCCGTATCTACCCCGAACTGCTCGAGTATCCCATCGACGAGTTCGACGTCGAGCTCTGTAACGGCGACTACGAACAGATCGACGTGTTCACCGATCCCGAGTTCACGACCGACCTCGCGCTCGGCGTCGTCGACGTCCACACCACGGACGTAGAGAGCGTCGAGGAGATCAAGGCGAACATCCGGGAGGGCTTCAAGATCGTGCCCCCCGAGCGCCTGACGGTCAGTCCGGACTGTGGCGTGAAGCTCTTGCCACGTGAAGTCGCCCGGCAGAAGATCGAGAACATGGTCACGGCGACCCGCGAGATCGAGGCCGAACTCGACGCCGGCGAGATCGACCTCGGGCCGGAAGTCAGCGCCGACTAG
- a CDS encoding metal-dependent hydrolase, translated as MLFPTHLVAASVLGRRWDLSVPPLVAGAALPDLVDKPAATLGFVDLYQTAGHSLLLVVVGFAVVFVRRAWTPFWIGWASHLLLDAVHMLLNGRPDDVLFLAWPSIEHTPAVDLPPLEFARHYLGTPSFYAEFVVWGLLAYVLLADGE; from the coding sequence ATGCTGTTTCCCACCCACCTCGTCGCGGCGTCGGTCCTCGGGCGACGGTGGGACCTGTCCGTCCCGCCGCTCGTTGCGGGGGCGGCCCTCCCCGACCTCGTCGACAAGCCGGCGGCGACCCTCGGGTTCGTCGACCTCTATCAGACGGCCGGCCACTCACTACTTCTCGTCGTCGTCGGCTTCGCGGTCGTGTTCGTCCGCCGAGCGTGGACGCCGTTCTGGATCGGGTGGGCGTCGCATCTCCTCCTCGACGCGGTCCACATGCTCCTCAACGGCCGCCCAGACGACGTCCTCTTTCTGGCGTGGCCGTCGATCGAACACACGCCTGCAGTCGACCTTCCGCCGCTCGAGTTCGCCCGACACTACCTCGGTACGCCGTCGTTTTACGCCGAGTTCGTCGTGTGGGGGCTGCTGGCCTACGTCCTGCTCGCCGACGGCGAGTAA
- a CDS encoding P-II family nitrogen regulator, with protein sequence MTDIEMVVAYIRPDTLGAVKQAVAEAGAPSVTVSNVSGRGSQSAKTGQWRGEEYTVDLHQKTKVECVVADVDGHDVAEAIREAAHTGDPGDGKIFILPVDDAVQVRTGKTGPEAV encoded by the coding sequence ATGACTGATATCGAGATGGTGGTCGCGTACATCCGCCCGGACACGCTCGGTGCGGTCAAGCAGGCGGTTGCCGAGGCCGGGGCGCCCTCGGTCACGGTGTCGAACGTCTCCGGCCGCGGCTCCCAGTCCGCGAAAACGGGCCAGTGGCGCGGCGAGGAGTACACCGTCGACCTCCACCAGAAAACGAAAGTCGAGTGCGTCGTCGCGGACGTGGACGGCCACGACGTCGCCGAGGCCATCCGTGAGGCGGCCCACACTGGCGACCCCGGCGACGGGAAGATATTCATCCTGCCCGTCGACGACGCCGTCCAGGTTCGGACCGGCAAGACCGGCCCCGAGGCGGTCTGA
- a CDS encoding ammonium transporter, whose product MTALLQVDPSVVAEGVNLLWVMVATFLVFFMHAGFGMLESGQVRSKNVANQLTKNVLTWGVGVLAYFIVGVGVSAVVAGVTSGSGFSGAFAYYSGGSTAWASILFGAAFSMVAASIVSGAVAERAQLRGYLVFTVLVGALIYPVATGLTWGGGFLSTLGFQDFAGAAVVHMTGGVCGLVAAYIVGPRVDKFDDDGTPNVIPGHSLPYAILGTLILAFGWYGFNVGTAVNVFQVTDAGELALADYAYAGRVAINTALVMGTGSIGAAAISVLRSGKVDSLMTANGLLAGLVSVCSIAAVASWPATLVVGFLAGVQVVLVFDLLEKVGIDDVCAVFPVHGSAGALSALAYPFVNTTSAFSVSQLGIQVVGVAVLAAWAAGITLAVYGLLKALGWARVSAKHEREGLDSSEHGIVTYPEFGDNSVGSPGRAPDTTAADGGVSSDD is encoded by the coding sequence ATGACGGCGCTCCTCCAGGTCGATCCGTCGGTCGTCGCCGAGGGAGTTAATCTGTTGTGGGTGATGGTCGCCACCTTCCTCGTGTTCTTCATGCACGCGGGCTTCGGGATGCTCGAATCCGGTCAGGTCCGCTCGAAGAACGTCGCGAACCAGCTGACGAAGAACGTCCTCACCTGGGGTGTCGGTGTCCTCGCGTACTTCATCGTCGGCGTCGGCGTGTCGGCCGTCGTCGCCGGGGTTACCTCCGGGAGCGGGTTCTCCGGAGCGTTCGCCTACTACAGCGGTGGCTCGACGGCGTGGGCGAGCATCCTCTTCGGCGCCGCGTTCTCGATGGTTGCCGCGTCCATCGTCTCGGGCGCGGTTGCCGAACGCGCTCAACTGCGCGGCTACCTCGTTTTCACCGTTCTGGTCGGGGCGCTCATCTACCCCGTCGCCACGGGGCTAACGTGGGGTGGTGGCTTCCTTTCGACGCTCGGCTTCCAAGACTTTGCCGGCGCGGCAGTCGTTCACATGACCGGCGGGGTCTGCGGCCTCGTCGCCGCCTACATCGTCGGTCCGCGGGTGGACAAGTTCGACGACGACGGCACACCGAACGTCATCCCCGGCCACTCCCTCCCCTACGCCATCCTCGGGACGCTCATCCTCGCGTTCGGCTGGTACGGATTCAACGTCGGCACCGCGGTCAACGTCTTTCAGGTCACCGACGCCGGCGAACTGGCCCTCGCCGACTACGCCTACGCCGGCCGGGTCGCAATCAACACCGCCCTCGTCATGGGCACCGGTAGCATCGGCGCCGCGGCGATCAGCGTCCTCCGGAGCGGCAAGGTCGACAGCCTCATGACCGCGAACGGCCTGTTGGCCGGCCTCGTCTCGGTCTGTTCAATCGCGGCGGTAGCAAGCTGGCCCGCGACGCTCGTCGTCGGCTTCCTCGCCGGCGTGCAGGTCGTCCTCGTCTTCGACCTGCTGGAGAAAGTCGGCATCGACGACGTGTGTGCCGTCTTCCCGGTTCACGGCTCCGCCGGCGCGCTGAGCGCTCTCGCCTACCCCTTCGTGAACACCACGTCGGCGTTCTCCGTCTCCCAGCTCGGTATCCAGGTCGTTGGCGTCGCCGTCCTCGCGGCTTGGGCGGCCGGCATCACCCTTGCCGTCTACGGCCTGCTGAAGGCACTCGGCTGGGCGCGGGTGAGCGCCAAACACGAGCGTGAAGGGCTCGATTCCTCGGAGCACGGCATCGTCACCTACCCCGAGTTCGGCGACAACTCGGTCGGATCGCCGGGGCGGGCGCCGGATACGACCGCCGCCGATGGGGGTGTCTCCAGCGATGACTGA
- a CDS encoding primary-amine oxidase, which translates to MAQVSTTEVEHPLDPLTAPEIELTTEILEAHDEVTDDVGFYSYQPVEPPKDELSEWEDGDPVDREVTAVLRDFAERETYEAVVSLSEEEIVSWEHLPDAIPHIPDMDVREAEAAIIEDEAFRDAARERGVEDFEHVIVDPWPVNASEFVPDGLEEHRLARGLAWVGRDEKDNAYSRPLEGIHAFIDLDEMEVLEVVDNGVVDEDSPLPPDRADFRADRVDARDGREHLDVVQPEGVSWEVDGREVEWQKWSFRVGWTDREGLVLHDITYDDDGEERKILHRMSASAMAVPYGDTDPNHSWKNALDIGEFNVGRMVNSLDEGCDCLGVMHYFDAVTNDRDGNVLRFPNAICMHEEDDGLLWKHTEIRKGNTEVRRRRRLVISQIATVYNYDYAFYYYLYQDGRIEAEMRLTGIDSNGVVPEGTTAEDTGGFYEVAAPQIKTSLHQHHFNFRMDFDIDGEDNAVYEVHNESADDVAWTHEDSDNPSGQGWYMDETLLETEQEARMDIDPNKGRYWQVVNPNETNAYGYNTGYKLHPHANVESPMAPGSPARRRAGFLDNDFWVTPYSEDEMYADGEYPTQNDDPSGLREWTKADRDIVDEDVVVWYTLGVNHRTRPEDWPVLPVEIAGFELAPEGFFDENPAIDVPPEPAACESEAMSDDD; encoded by the coding sequence ATGGCACAAGTTAGTACCACCGAGGTCGAGCATCCGCTCGATCCGCTCACGGCACCGGAGATCGAACTGACCACGGAGATCCTGGAGGCTCACGACGAAGTAACCGACGACGTCGGATTCTACAGTTACCAGCCGGTCGAGCCGCCCAAGGACGAGCTGTCCGAGTGGGAGGACGGGGACCCGGTCGACAGGGAGGTAACGGCGGTCCTCCGGGACTTCGCGGAGCGTGAAACCTACGAGGCCGTCGTCTCCCTGAGCGAGGAGGAAATCGTCTCCTGGGAGCATCTCCCGGACGCGATCCCGCACATTCCGGACATGGACGTTCGGGAGGCCGAAGCGGCGATCATCGAGGACGAGGCGTTCCGAGACGCGGCCCGGGAACGTGGCGTCGAGGACTTCGAACACGTGATCGTCGATCCCTGGCCGGTCAACGCCAGCGAGTTCGTCCCGGACGGCCTCGAAGAGCACCGTCTGGCACGTGGGCTGGCCTGGGTCGGCCGCGACGAGAAGGACAACGCCTACTCCCGACCGCTCGAGGGCATTCACGCGTTCATCGACCTCGACGAGATGGAGGTGCTCGAAGTCGTCGACAACGGCGTCGTCGACGAGGACAGCCCGCTTCCGCCCGACCGAGCGGACTTCCGGGCCGACCGGGTCGACGCCCGCGACGGCCGCGAACACCTCGACGTCGTCCAGCCCGAAGGGGTGAGCTGGGAGGTCGACGGCCGCGAGGTCGAGTGGCAGAAGTGGTCGTTCCGCGTCGGTTGGACCGATCGCGAGGGACTCGTCCTCCACGACATCACCTACGACGACGACGGCGAGGAACGCAAGATCCTCCACCGAATGTCGGCGTCGGCGATGGCGGTGCCCTACGGCGACACCGACCCGAACCACAGTTGGAAGAACGCCCTCGATATCGGCGAGTTCAACGTCGGCCGGATGGTCAACTCCCTCGACGAGGGCTGTGACTGTCTCGGTGTCATGCATTACTTCGACGCGGTGACCAACGACCGCGACGGGAACGTTCTCCGTTTCCCCAACGCCATCTGCATGCACGAGGAGGACGACGGCCTGCTCTGGAAACACACGGAGATCCGCAAGGGCAACACCGAGGTCCGACGCCGTCGGCGTCTGGTCATCTCACAGATCGCCACCGTCTACAACTACGACTACGCGTTCTACTACTACCTCTACCAGGACGGCCGGATCGAGGCCGAGATGCGCCTGACCGGCATCGACTCCAACGGCGTCGTCCCCGAGGGGACGACCGCCGAGGATACGGGCGGGTTCTACGAGGTGGCCGCCCCCCAGATCAAGACGTCGCTCCACCAGCACCACTTCAACTTCCGGATGGACTTCGACATCGACGGCGAGGACAACGCGGTCTATGAGGTGCACAACGAATCCGCCGACGACGTCGCTTGGACCCACGAGGACTCCGACAACCCCTCCGGTCAGGGCTGGTATATGGACGAGACGCTCCTCGAAACCGAACAGGAGGCGCGGATGGATATCGATCCGAACAAGGGGCGGTACTGGCAGGTCGTCAACCCCAACGAGACGAACGCCTACGGCTACAACACGGGTTACAAACTCCACCCGCACGCGAACGTCGAGTCGCCCATGGCACCCGGATCGCCGGCCCGACGGCGGGCGGGCTTCCTCGACAACGACTTCTGGGTGACGCCGTACAGCGAGGACGAGATGTACGCCGACGGCGAGTACCCGACGCAGAACGACGACCCGTCGGGGCTCCGTGAGTGGACCAAGGCGGACCGCGACATCGTCGACGAGGACGTGGTCGTCTGGTACACGCTCGGCGTCAATCACCGAACGCGACCCGAGGACTGGCCGGTGCTGCCGGTCGAGATCGCCGGGTTCGAACTCGCGCCCGAGGGGTTCTTCGACGAGAACCCCGCGATCGACGTGCCGCCCGAGCCGGCGGCCTGCGAGTCCGAAGCGATGAGCGACGACGACTGA